In a single window of the Pseudanabaena sp. BC1403 genome:
- a CDS encoding DUF4079 domain-containing protein, which produces MNSETLSALKPYLSFFHPIMMWVLLGITIYAMYLGVQVRRTRLAEGDIKKEMIKGKFAIRHHQIGSIVLAIMVLGAIGGIVATYISSGKIFINAHLFAGLGMVGAIAISAALVPFMQKHNWVRKVHVAINMVVMGLFGWQALTGVQIVQKILASMNAPAAG; this is translated from the coding sequence ATGAATTCAGAAACTTTATCGGCTCTCAAACCCTATCTCAGTTTTTTTCATCCAATTATGATGTGGGTATTGCTGGGTATTACTATCTATGCGATGTATCTGGGTGTGCAAGTTCGTCGCACCAGACTAGCAGAAGGTGATATTAAGAAAGAAATGATCAAAGGTAAATTCGCGATTCGTCATCACCAAATTGGTTCTATCGTTCTAGCCATAATGGTATTGGGAGCGATCGGTGGAATTGTGGCGACATATATAAGTAGTGGCAAGATTTTCATTAACGCCCATTTGTTTGCTGGTTTAGGAATGGTGGGTGCGATCGCAATTTCGGCAGCACTAGTTCCATTTATGCAAAAACATAACTGGGTTCGCAAAGTTCATGTGGCGATCAATATGGTCGTGATGGGACTGTTTGGTTGGCAAGCTTTAACAGGTGTGCAAATCGTCCAGAAGATTTTGGCTTCGATGAATGCACCTGCTGCTGGGTAA
- a CDS encoding alpha/beta fold hydrolase, with translation MFIPRGFGERWIVTKLGRMVYYTAQGEPWNEHTPTAALVFLHGFGGGSSAYEWSKVYPAFAADYQVLAPDLIGWGRSEHPPRSYQAEDYIGIIIEFMEQTCSVPTTVIASSLTAAFTIRAAIERPELFKSLIVTTASGLGEFGKDYRRSGFAQFAQVANIPLLNQLLYGTGVANSFGIRSFLEQRQFANAARVYPEIVEAYLQSAQRDNAEYAALSFVRGDLCFDLSSYITKLTVPTAMIWGKGSEFTNPNVGRQLAAMNPQAIRRFYYLDDVGFTPQLEQPAVTIGLIRQILPLLE, from the coding sequence ATGTTTATACCTCGTGGTTTTGGCGAACGTTGGATCGTGACCAAACTCGGCAGGATGGTCTATTACACGGCTCAAGGAGAACCATGGAATGAACATACTCCAACAGCAGCATTAGTCTTCCTGCACGGCTTTGGCGGTGGTTCCTCCGCCTACGAATGGTCAAAAGTATATCCAGCTTTTGCCGCAGATTATCAAGTCTTGGCTCCTGATTTGATTGGTTGGGGGCGATCAGAGCATCCCCCTCGCAGCTACCAAGCCGAAGATTACATCGGAATTATTATAGAATTCATGGAGCAGACCTGTTCCGTTCCTACAACGGTAATTGCCTCGTCATTGACAGCAGCGTTTACGATTCGGGCAGCGATCGAACGCCCAGAGTTATTCAAGTCATTGATTGTCACGACAGCTTCTGGTTTAGGTGAGTTTGGCAAAGACTATCGCCGTAGCGGTTTCGCCCAGTTTGCTCAGGTTGCTAATATCCCACTTCTCAATCAACTGCTTTACGGTACGGGCGTGGCAAACAGCTTTGGCATTCGCAGCTTTTTGGAGCAACGCCAGTTTGCTAATGCAGCGCGAGTTTACCCTGAAATTGTCGAGGCGTATCTGCAATCAGCTCAACGTGACAATGCGGAGTATGCAGCCCTCTCCTTCGTTCGGGGTGATTTATGCTTTGATTTATCTTCATACATCACAAAATTGACGGTTCCAACCGCCATGATTTGGGGCAAGGGTTCTGAGTTCACAAACCCTAATGTCGGTCGTCAGCTCGCTGCGATGAATCCTCAAGCCATTCGTCGCTTTTACTATCTGGATGATGTCGGATTTACACCCCAACTAGAACAACCTGCGGTCACGATCGGACTAATTCGCCAGATTTTGCCATTGCTTGAGTAG
- a CDS encoding rhodanese-like domain-containing protein: MQKSYQFVLNLFLVVGISLFAIAWSPAIASAPIDKPNMLSGIQGYPRLEMALDKYLMAIPSGYYTIANIEELKSLMADHQALLVDVREPSEYQSRHIPSAINIPLRTISRNLNKIPSDRPVILYCSTGYRSAMGVMTLHLLNYDNAKGFPPSLVGWEKAGEAIAKS; the protein is encoded by the coding sequence ATGCAAAAATCATATCAGTTCGTTCTCAATCTCTTTCTAGTAGTTGGGATCAGTTTGTTTGCGATCGCATGGAGTCCTGCGATCGCATCAGCACCAATAGATAAACCTAATATGCTGTCAGGTATTCAAGGATATCCTCGACTGGAAATGGCTTTGGATAAATATCTCATGGCAATTCCATCGGGATACTACACGATCGCAAATATCGAAGAATTAAAAAGTCTCATGGCTGACCATCAAGCCCTATTAGTCGATGTGCGCGAGCCATCGGAATATCAATCGAGGCATATCCCCAGCGCTATCAATATTCCACTGCGGACGATATCGCGCAATTTAAACAAAATTCCTAGCGATCGCCCTGTAATTTTATACTGTTCCACTGGCTATCGATCTGCGATGGGCGTAATGACCTTGCATCTGCTGAATTATGACAATGCAAAAGGCTTTCCGCCAAGCTTAGTTGGTTGGGAAAAGGCTGGTGAAGCGATCGCTAAAAGTTAG
- a CDS encoding 2,3-bisphosphoglycerate-dependent phosphoglycerate mutase, translated as MAQLILIRHGQSLWNALNKFTGWVDVPLNERGRAEATIASCRLSDYRVNVCFTSRLIRAIETAMICLTERDDICGGKIPIIKHEKSDQVWHGWNSYDGNPEEELPIFTNEALNERFYGDLQGLNKADTAEKYGSEQVYAWRRSYNIRPPGGESLEDTQKRVNAYFKSRILPHLLQGDNVLITAHGNSLRSIIMMLDRLNPSQVTELELATGIPIAYELDIDGAVISKKILND; from the coding sequence ATGGCTCAACTCATATTGATTCGTCACGGACAAAGCCTTTGGAATGCTCTCAATAAATTTACAGGATGGGTCGATGTTCCTCTCAACGAACGTGGTCGTGCAGAAGCAACGATCGCATCTTGTCGGCTCAGCGATTATCGAGTAAATGTTTGTTTCACCAGTAGATTAATTCGGGCGATCGAAACAGCAATGATCTGTTTGACGGAACGTGATGATATTTGTGGTGGCAAAATCCCGATTATTAAGCATGAAAAATCTGACCAAGTTTGGCATGGATGGAATAGCTATGATGGCAACCCAGAGGAAGAACTCCCTATTTTTACGAATGAAGCTCTCAATGAGCGATTTTATGGCGATTTGCAGGGCTTAAACAAAGCGGATACTGCTGAGAAGTATGGCAGCGAACAGGTTTATGCGTGGCGGCGATCTTACAATATCCGACCACCAGGGGGAGAAAGTTTAGAAGATACCCAAAAGCGGGTAAATGCTTATTTCAAGAGCCGTATTCTGCCACATCTTCTACAAGGCGATAATGTCCTGATTACTGCTCACGGGAACTCTCTGCGATCGATCATCATGATGCTCGATCGCCTCAATCCATCGCAAGTGACAGAGTTAGAGCTAGCAACAGGCATACCGATCGCCTATGAACTTGATATCGATGGAGCGGTAATCAGCAAAAAGATATTGAACGACTAG
- a CDS encoding DUF4253 domain-containing protein produces the protein MDKYQKLLEKGTNGCNYDLDTADIIQKLQVWDAKYGIELTEVESDQLIVTFSNLPDDLTELALEIYEFCPDTIDQGFGCTDDMINMLQESQQEIPAELQEMIEGINFDDENFGLEILKRSLISTKELFLWWD, from the coding sequence ATGGACAAGTATCAAAAGCTTCTAGAAAAGGGAACGAATGGCTGTAACTATGATCTTGATACTGCGGATATTATCCAAAAGCTTCAAGTTTGGGATGCCAAATATGGTATAGAACTGACTGAGGTAGAGTCCGATCAATTAATAGTGACCTTTAGCAATTTGCCTGACGATCTAACCGAGCTTGCCCTAGAGATTTACGAATTTTGTCCTGATACAATTGATCAAGGGTTTGGCTGTACCGATGACATGATCAATATGCTCCAAGAATCTCAGCAAGAGATTCCAGCAGAATTACAGGAAATGATTGAAGGAATTAATTTTGACGATGAAAACTTTGGCTTAGAAATTTTGAAGCGATCGCTTATCTCGACCAAAGAATTATTTTTATGGTGGGATTAA
- a CDS encoding isoprenylcysteine carboxylmethyltransferase family protein produces MNQFKEWGFSDQWWRGEKGEYWVIVQIILSVGFVLLPTYPMSILDNLPPIWKYSGWGLTGIFGLIAVLLLLSGSLELGSNLTPLPHPKHDGELITSGVYGMVRHPIYSGVIFLAIAYSFWLLSFVHAIGAIILLLFFDIKARKEESWLSSKFSDYDQYRSQVKKLIPWIY; encoded by the coding sequence ATGAACCAATTTAAAGAATGGGGATTTTCAGATCAATGGTGGCGTGGTGAAAAGGGCGAGTATTGGGTAATCGTGCAAATAATTCTCTCCGTTGGGTTTGTGCTTTTGCCCACCTATCCAATGAGCATTTTAGATAATTTACCGCCAATATGGAAATATTCGGGTTGGGGATTGACAGGGATTTTCGGGCTAATTGCTGTCTTGTTATTGCTTTCAGGAAGTCTCGAATTAGGAAGTAACCTTACTCCTTTACCTCATCCCAAACATGATGGAGAACTGATAACTAGTGGCGTTTATGGAATGGTCAGACATCCCATTTATAGTGGGGTGATTTTCTTGGCGATCGCCTATAGCTTTTGGCTGTTGAGTTTCGTTCATGCGATCGGCGCAATAATTCTACTACTATTTTTTGACATCAAAGCTAGAAAAGAAGAATCATGGCTGAGTAGTAAATTCTCTGATTATGATCAATATCGATCGCAAGTTAAAAAATTAATTCCTTGGATTTATTAA
- a CDS encoding nitronate monooxygenase family protein — MLTLPPLQIGHHLARYPIIQGGMGIRISGAHLAAAVANAGGIGVISAVALGLNSPYFDIAQTNVGKRRERFFEANRLALIDEIKEARKLSPNGILGVNVMVAAQDYETLVRTSVEQGINLIISGAGLPMQLPEFTADYPEVALVPIVSSTRAARIMCRKWERNYGRVPDAFIVENPNSAGGHLGAKLEELGDRALDAEQVIPELVTYLQQELGRSIPVIAAGGVWDRGDIDRMLALGANGVQIGTRFITTDECDADIRYKEFHLHAQPEDVVIISSPVGMPGRALRNTFVEKAMAGSPDLNKQCLASCLHNCKCRDEQKYYCIIQVLDKAARGDIDNGLIFSGSNAGRAERIIPVAELMAELVA; from the coding sequence ATGCTAACATTACCCCCTCTGCAAATTGGTCATCATCTTGCCCGATATCCCATCATCCAAGGAGGTATGGGTATTCGTATCTCTGGAGCACATTTGGCGGCGGCTGTTGCTAATGCGGGCGGTATTGGTGTGATATCGGCTGTCGCTTTAGGATTGAACTCACCTTACTTTGATATTGCCCAGACTAATGTTGGTAAGCGAAGAGAACGTTTTTTTGAGGCAAATCGACTGGCGCTAATTGATGAAATCAAAGAAGCCCGTAAACTAAGCCCTAATGGTATTCTGGGTGTCAATGTCATGGTTGCTGCTCAAGATTATGAAACGCTAGTTCGCACATCAGTCGAACAAGGCATAAATCTAATTATTTCTGGTGCAGGATTACCAATGCAATTGCCAGAATTTACTGCCGATTATCCAGAAGTAGCCCTAGTGCCGATTGTATCCAGCACTCGTGCAGCTAGAATTATGTGCCGTAAGTGGGAACGCAATTATGGACGAGTACCCGATGCTTTTATCGTGGAAAATCCTAATTCCGCAGGTGGACATTTGGGCGCTAAATTAGAGGAGTTAGGCGATCGCGCTTTGGATGCAGAGCAGGTAATTCCAGAACTAGTGACATATCTACAACAGGAACTTGGTCGATCAATTCCTGTGATTGCCGCAGGTGGGGTATGGGATCGGGGCGATATCGATCGCATGTTGGCGTTAGGTGCTAATGGCGTGCAGATTGGGACGCGCTTTATTACTACCGATGAATGTGATGCTGATATTCGGTATAAGGAATTTCATCTTCACGCTCAACCTGAAGATGTGGTAATTATCTCTAGCCCTGTAGGAATGCCAGGACGCGCATTAAGAAATACTTTTGTCGAAAAGGCGATGGCAGGTTCTCCTGATTTGAACAAACAATGTTTGGCGAGTTGTTTACATAACTGTAAATGCCGCGATGAACAGAAATATTACTGCATTATTCAGGTGTTAGACAAAGCGGCGCGAGGTGATATTGATAATGGGCTTATTTTTTCAGGTAGTAACGCTGGGCGGGCTGAACGGATTATCCCCGTTGCGGAACTGATGGCAGAGTTAGTTGCTTAG
- a CDS encoding NUDIX domain-containing protein produces MDKMQLDDAQQIWQVQDCFLKMHSRWVTLIGEHLQDDRGEILEYWRIEKADSVIVLPIQSDRILLPKPSYRVGIGQVTLDFAGGRVTAGESPQLAAIATLKRELGIEVSAIAQLIPLNIEGWAVNSSFSNQKLYGFVAHIEPKVKLSPELVTATYPTTSDGVQNLLKEITCLQCRAVLLEWVLLNQY; encoded by the coding sequence ATGGATAAAATGCAGCTTGATGACGCTCAACAAATTTGGCAAGTTCAAGATTGCTTCCTAAAAATGCATTCGCGTTGGGTAACCTTAATTGGCGAACATCTGCAAGATGATCGCGGCGAAATTTTGGAGTATTGGCGGATTGAGAAAGCAGATTCGGTGATAGTTTTGCCAATTCAAAGCGATCGCATCTTGCTGCCTAAGCCAAGTTATCGTGTTGGTATTGGACAGGTAACTTTAGACTTCGCTGGCGGGCGAGTAACAGCAGGAGAGAGTCCTCAACTTGCCGCGATCGCTACATTAAAGCGTGAGTTAGGGATAGAAGTATCTGCGATCGCGCAATTAATTCCTTTAAACATTGAAGGTTGGGCTGTAAATAGTTCTTTCTCCAATCAAAAACTTTATGGATTTGTTGCTCATATAGAACCCAAGGTAAAACTAAGCCCTGAATTAGTTACAGCTACTTATCCTACAACTTCAGATGGAGTTCAGAACTTACTTAAGGAGATTACTTGTCTACAATGCCGTGCTGTCTTGCTGGAGTGGGTATTACTAAATCAATATTGA
- a CDS encoding helix-turn-helix transcriptional regulator — protein sequence MTLNSAALTQVADYFKVLSELSRLQVLCSLKSGSKNVTEIMEETGLGQANVSKHLKILAQAGIVSRTPQGVSVYYAIVESFIFDLCELVGDRLSIRLEEQSQQLKQLEGLRRSEPIKSSQKNAKVKAKSYA from the coding sequence ATGACCTTAAATTCTGCTGCCCTGACTCAAGTTGCCGATTACTTTAAAGTATTGTCTGAACTCAGCCGATTGCAAGTGTTGTGTTCCCTAAAGTCTGGCTCGAAGAATGTCACAGAAATCATGGAAGAAACGGGGTTGGGTCAAGCAAATGTTTCTAAACATCTGAAAATATTAGCACAGGCAGGGATTGTTTCAAGAACTCCTCAAGGGGTGAGTGTCTATTATGCGATCGTGGAATCGTTCATTTTTGATTTATGTGAATTGGTAGGCGATCGCCTTTCTATTCGATTGGAAGAACAGTCGCAACAACTCAAGCAACTGGAAGGATTGCGGCGATCTGAACCTATCAAGTCTAGTCAAAAGAACGCTAAAGTCAAAGCCAAAAGTTACGCTTGA
- a CDS encoding bifunctional orotidine-5'-phosphate decarboxylase/orotate phosphoribosyltransferase yields the protein MSFASKLRTAIATNQSILCLGLDPNPEVMPAKYKAKYDSEMNTGAYPDRTVAYLWEWMNFIIQSTADLVCAYKPTLGFYTALGAGGLELLAKTLAAIPPEIPIILDAKHADLNSSSVMAKTAFEQWGVDAITLSPYIGQDLAARFLMYPDKAIFVSCYSSNTTAQAFQEYPNREKPLYLNVVQNCQSWAGMESLALEIGAANPDALAKVRSLAPERLILARSIWANSQGSGQANNQSIENLAEILNAGLDANGGGLILPVNQDALAIGEPAQLVRSLRDEVNQAIAATPHDRPTCDLWMPNVCLLDQAGHPHANLILQLFDIGCITFEETVQASGQIFPYYIDLRRIISNPQVFDAVVGTYAEILQNLKFDRIAGIPYGSLPTASGLALRLNFPLIFPRKEVKAYGARRLIEGNYEAGETIVVVDDILISGKSAIEGAQKIESCGLKVRDIVVFIDHESGVCDRIQENGYLPHAVLKISEINETLYQSGRITEEQFVVLSHS from the coding sequence ATGAGCTTTGCCTCGAAACTCAGGACTGCGATCGCGACGAATCAGAGCATTTTGTGTTTGGGACTTGATCCAAATCCTGAAGTGATGCCTGCTAAGTACAAAGCCAAATATGACTCTGAGATGAATACTGGAGCATATCCCGATCGCACTGTGGCGTACCTATGGGAATGGATGAATTTTATTATTCAGTCCACTGCCGATCTGGTCTGTGCTTACAAGCCGACTTTGGGCTTTTATACGGCTTTGGGTGCGGGAGGTTTGGAGCTATTAGCCAAAACCTTAGCCGCAATTCCCCCAGAAATTCCGATCATTCTGGATGCTAAGCACGCGGATCTCAATAGCAGCAGTGTCATGGCAAAGACAGCCTTTGAGCAGTGGGGTGTGGATGCGATTACCTTAAGTCCCTATATTGGACAAGATTTGGCGGCGCGATTTTTGATGTACCCCGACAAGGCGATTTTTGTGAGTTGCTATTCGTCAAATACAACTGCTCAAGCTTTTCAAGAATATCCCAACCGCGAGAAGCCTTTGTATCTAAATGTAGTGCAAAATTGCCAATCTTGGGCGGGCATGGAAAGTTTAGCACTAGAGATTGGTGCGGCAAATCCTGATGCTCTGGCAAAGGTGCGATCGCTAGCTCCTGAGCGCTTAATCTTAGCGAGAAGTATCTGGGCAAATAGCCAAGGTAGTGGTCAGGCTAATAATCAGAGTATAGAAAACTTAGCAGAAATTCTCAATGCGGGGTTAGATGCCAATGGTGGCGGGCTGATTTTGCCTGTGAATCAGGATGCTCTAGCGATCGGGGAACCAGCACAATTAGTGCGATCGCTAAGGGATGAAGTCAATCAGGCGATCGCGGCAACCCCTCACGATCGCCCCACCTGCGATTTGTGGATGCCAAATGTTTGTTTACTCGATCAAGCAGGACATCCCCATGCCAATCTCATCTTGCAATTGTTTGATATTGGTTGCATTACCTTTGAAGAAACTGTGCAAGCATCTGGTCAAATTTTTCCCTATTACATTGATTTACGGCGGATTATCTCCAATCCTCAAGTATTTGATGCAGTAGTTGGTACTTATGCCGAGATCTTACAAAATCTTAAATTTGATCGCATTGCAGGGATTCCCTACGGCTCGTTACCCACGGCTTCAGGCTTAGCATTGCGTTTAAATTTCCCATTAATTTTTCCGCGCAAGGAGGTGAAAGCCTATGGAGCCAGACGTTTGATCGAGGGCAATTATGAAGCAGGAGAAACCATTGTTGTTGTTGATGACATCTTGATTTCTGGCAAGAGTGCGATCGAAGGGGCACAAAAAATTGAAAGCTGTGGATTAAAGGTTCGTGATATCGTCGTATTTATCGATCATGAGTCGGGAGTATGCGATCGCATCCAAGAAAATGGATATTTACCCCACGCGGTGTTAAAAATCTCGGAAATAAATGAGACACTATACCAATCAGGGCGTATAACTGAGGAACAATTTGTTGTTTTGTCGCATTCTTAA
- a CDS encoding peptidoglycan DD-metalloendopeptidase family protein: MSRSHQFNLLTNHKLANKSKSLNLRLLSLALCGLTSSLAIATPTAHANRLETFVYDLTDSRIEFSVKNDIEPKGTVISNPTRIVIDLPGIVYQGPTVRRRVGKGVQAVRVGQVDANTTRMVVEFSPEVKLNPQDLRLKSRQPGRWTMQLPQNISAIDLNSVSNFTLPITGAAISSGFGWRVHPITGERKLHKGVDFAAPTGTPIFAAADGVVTYSGWTDDGYGNVVELRHENGELTLYAHTNKVYVSKGQVINKGQAIAEVGSTGRSTGPHLHFEIQPDGRTAVDPMDYLQLRQVTLDLASNSFKD; this comes from the coding sequence ATGTCTCGCTCCCACCAATTTAATTTATTGACCAATCACAAATTAGCCAATAAATCCAAATCCCTGAACCTGCGTCTGCTATCACTAGCTCTGTGTGGCTTGACTAGTAGTTTAGCGATCGCTACACCCACGGCTCACGCAAATCGTCTCGAAACCTTTGTCTATGATTTGACGGATAGCAGGATTGAGTTTTCCGTCAAGAATGACATTGAGCCGAAGGGAACTGTCATTAGCAACCCCACCCGCATCGTGATTGACTTACCAGGGATTGTCTATCAGGGACCAACGGTAAGACGACGTGTAGGAAAAGGCGTGCAAGCAGTACGAGTTGGACAGGTTGATGCGAATACCACCAGAATGGTCGTGGAGTTTTCGCCTGAAGTTAAGCTTAATCCGCAGGATTTACGTCTCAAGTCCAGACAACCAGGACGCTGGACAATGCAGCTTCCCCAAAATATTTCAGCGATCGACCTCAATAGTGTTTCTAACTTTACTTTGCCTATAACTGGTGCAGCAATTAGTTCTGGATTCGGATGGCGAGTGCATCCCATCACGGGCGAGAGGAAATTGCATAAAGGTGTGGATTTTGCCGCTCCCACAGGTACGCCAATTTTTGCGGCAGCAGATGGCGTAGTCACTTATTCAGGATGGACAGATGATGGCTATGGCAATGTTGTCGAGTTGCGTCATGAGAATGGCGAATTGACGCTTTATGCACATACCAACAAGGTGTATGTATCCAAGGGACAGGTTATTAATAAGGGACAGGCGATCGCAGAAGTCGGTTCAACAGGACGGAGTACTGGGCCACATCTACATTTTGAAATCCAACCCGATGGCAGAACTGCTGTAGATCCTATGGATTATTTACAGCTTCGCCAAGTAACGCTCGATTTGGCTTCTAATAGTTTTAAAGATTAA
- a CDS encoding adenylate/guanylate cyclase domain-containing protein, producing MSQPATIWDEKPHIVLHRSDDTMQIPLVNAYSWTLGRGSENDIPLSDKCASRNHAMFQIVGESSYFLIDLGSRNGSFVNGKRVTFPVNLKNGDRIILGETKLEFYCPEIITSPDTSSSQADETTDAVATAMLHKRQLITVLVVDIRDFTKLTQQMDEQILSEAIGTWFRRAGEIIDRHGSWVDKYIGDAVMTVWIHDAGIGSETVATQDMLKVYRALHELYEMSNALNQQFELPFQLRVGAGVNTGYAMVGQMGTSEHPDYTALGDTVNAAFRLESSTKQLGLDVAIGSMTYGHTPYAAVLLPLKQYSVELKGYATPTVTYAGTFTQLGTYIQKLDAE from the coding sequence GTGAGTCAGCCTGCCACAATTTGGGATGAAAAACCACATATCGTACTTCACAGATCTGACGATACGATGCAGATTCCTCTTGTGAATGCTTATTCTTGGACATTGGGGCGAGGCTCAGAAAATGATATCCCCCTGTCTGACAAATGTGCATCGCGCAACCATGCAATGTTTCAAATTGTTGGAGAAAGCAGTTATTTTCTGATCGATCTTGGTAGTCGCAATGGTTCGTTTGTGAATGGCAAGCGAGTAACCTTTCCTGTGAACTTAAAAAATGGCGATCGCATTATCCTAGGCGAAACAAAGTTAGAATTTTACTGCCCAGAAATTATTACTTCCCCCGACACTAGCTCTTCACAAGCTGACGAGACCACCGATGCAGTAGCGACGGCAATGCTCCATAAGCGGCAACTAATTACGGTGTTAGTAGTTGATATTCGGGACTTTACGAAACTAACTCAACAAATGGATGAGCAGATTCTTTCAGAGGCGATCGGGACATGGTTCCGTCGCGCTGGAGAGATCATCGATCGTCATGGCAGTTGGGTAGATAAATATATTGGCGATGCGGTCATGACCGTCTGGATTCACGATGCTGGCATCGGTTCAGAGACTGTGGCAACACAAGATATGCTCAAAGTCTATCGCGCTCTGCATGAGCTGTATGAAATGAGCAATGCACTTAATCAACAGTTTGAATTACCATTCCAATTGCGCGTTGGAGCAGGTGTAAACACGGGATATGCGATGGTTGGGCAAATGGGAACTAGTGAGCATCCAGACTACACTGCCCTTGGTGATACGGTTAATGCCGCTTTCCGATTGGAGTCATCAACTAAGCAATTAGGGCTAGATGTAGCGATCGGTTCTATGACTTACGGTCATACACCTTATGCTGCGGTTTTACTACCCCTAAAGCAATATTCTGTGGAGCTTAAAGGTTACGCGACTCCTACGGTTACCTATGCTGGCACTTTTACTCAATTAGGCACATACATTCAGAAGCTAGATGCAGAATGA
- a CDS encoding efflux RND transporter periplasmic adaptor subunit, giving the protein MQTTVTPKQENNKPKSLWKKPWLVVVLIVVLLGGGFILFRALAGKDQSSTTVNDKTEQVESKSLAIKIKSSGSVVPIETVNLSPKQAGKLMELLVEQGARVNRGQVIARMDNSNLIPQLYQAQASAAASEANLARLRNGSRPEDIAAAQARVESARGRLDAARSRLALTSMKTSRFRGLQTEGAISSDRFDEVVTDDRSAQADLQTAQANLVEATRLLEETRNGSRVEDVAQAEAQLAQAIAGIRIIEVQIEDTIIRAPFAGIITQKYANAGAFVTPTTTASASNSSSSTSIVAIANGLEIIAKVPEVDISQIKIGQEVEIVADAFSSEVFKGKVRLIAPEAIIEQNVTSFQVRVTLETGKDKLQSGMNTDLRFIGKQIDGALVVPTVAIVTQEGKTGLLIADEKGQPKFQPVTIGTTVDNQTQILSGAKVGDRVFVKSPATKP; this is encoded by the coding sequence ATGCAAACTACTGTTACCCCAAAACAAGAAAATAATAAGCCCAAAAGTCTTTGGAAAAAGCCTTGGTTAGTCGTAGTTTTAATCGTTGTTCTGCTAGGTGGAGGATTTATTCTCTTTCGTGCCTTAGCTGGTAAAGATCAAAGCTCAACTACGGTCAATGATAAAACTGAACAAGTTGAGTCTAAGTCTTTAGCAATCAAAATTAAATCTAGTGGCTCCGTTGTCCCGATTGAAACTGTTAACCTTAGTCCAAAACAGGCTGGGAAACTAATGGAGCTATTAGTTGAGCAAGGGGCGCGGGTAAATCGGGGACAGGTGATTGCCAGAATGGACAACAGTAACTTGATTCCGCAACTTTATCAAGCTCAAGCTAGTGCTGCTGCCAGTGAAGCTAATTTAGCAAGACTACGCAATGGTAGCCGTCCTGAAGATATTGCGGCGGCTCAGGCTAGGGTTGAGTCAGCTCGCGGTCGTTTAGATGCAGCCCGATCGCGTTTAGCTTTAACCAGTATGAAAACGTCTCGCTTTCGGGGCTTACAAACTGAGGGCGCAATTTCTAGCGATCGCTTTGATGAAGTTGTAACTGATGATCGCAGTGCTCAGGCTGACTTGCAGACGGCTCAAGCGAATCTGGTTGAGGCTACTCGTTTATTAGAAGAAACACGCAATGGCAGCCGTGTTGAAGATGTTGCTCAAGCGGAAGCACAACTTGCTCAAGCGATCGCTGGTATCAGAATCATCGAAGTCCAGATCGAAGATACGATTATTCGCGCTCCGTTTGCGGGGATTATCACCCAAAAATATGCCAATGCAGGAGCATTTGTCACGCCGACGACGACAGCTTCGGCAAGCAATTCTTCCTCATCGACTTCAATTGTGGCAATCGCTAATGGTTTAGAGATTATTGCTAAGGTTCCTGAAGTGGATATTTCGCAAATTAAAATCGGTCAAGAAGTGGAAATTGTTGCTGATGCTTTTTCATCTGAGGTTTTCAAAGGAAAAGTACGGTTGATTGCGCCTGAAGCGATCATTGAGCAGAATGTCACGTCATTTCAAGTGCGTGTAACTTTAGAGACTGGCAAAGATAAGTTGCAATCGGGGATGAATACGGATTTGCGCTTTATTGGCAAGCAAATTGATGGTGCGCTGGTTGTGCCGACGGTAGCGATCGTCACGCAAGAAGGCAAAACTGGTCTATTAATTGCGGATGAAAAGGGGCAGCCCAAGTTCCAACCTGTGACGATTGGTACAACGGTAGACAATCAGACTCAGATTTTGAGTGGTGCAAAAGTAGGCGATCGCGTGTTTGTGAAATCGCCAGCAACAAAACCATAA